Below is a genomic region from Scheffersomyces stipitis CBS 6054 chromosome 8, complete sequence.
CCATTGAGGTTAAGACAGGTGCTTAATACAAGATTGTGACAACTTGTAAGATGTTACAAGATTTCTGTGTAGTCTCAGATTCTCTTTTGCTATCTCTACTTTTACTCTATTCGCTCTCTTTATCATATACGAGGGTAAGATACCGGAATATTTAATCGGAGTATATTGTAAAATTTGTGGAGTGATATATGAGATCATTTTCTATTCATATTCCTCCTTTCTTTAGCAATTGTTGTTTAAACGTCAGATCTAATTGTCTGAAACTCTCGTATATCCATTAATAGCAACAAAGCGATATGTCGGAAAAGTCGTCGGTTTATCCggctcttgaagaattgtcttCGCCACTTCTGAATCAACAGCTTCAGATCCTCAAGAATCAGGTTGAAGCAGAACAACCTGAGGTTTCGCCACAGACCACCTTCAACTACGCTTGGGGACTCATCAAGTCGTCAAATCAcaaacatcaagaagaaggtgttCGTTTGTTGACCGGAGTGTTCAGAGACGTGCCTTCTATGAGAAGAGAGTGCCTATACTACTTGAGTCTCGGTTCGTACAAGATAGGCGATTATACCAATGCAAGAAGGTATGTTGATACATTACTTGATGCCGAACCAGAAAATAGCCAAGCGAGGGCTTTGAAAGTAACAATTGACGATCAGGTGACCAAAGAGGGTCTTATTGGGCTTGGTATCGTTGGTGGAGCCATTGCTGCCATCGGATTAGGTATCATGGGTGCCATGATGAGAAAGAAACGTTAGTATAATGTATAATGATAACATGAGAATTTTGTTAAGAGGATCTGGATGTAGCCATTTCTCCAATTGTTGCAGGACAGAATCAAAGCGGAAACTTTGGAACATCATTGGTATAGTATTGGGTTAGAAAGAACAGGTTAAAGATAATTGGAAGATAGTTGAACTATAAAGTTAAATAGTTGAGAGTTAGAtaagttgaaattgagcTAAATACTAGTAGTAGATAATGTACATAATTTTAAGACCCGTGATAACTGTCCTTGTTCATTTAATGTCAATTATGGTATGATGAATATTGAGAAAAATTAGTAcagaacaaattgaaaattaatcattttctttttttgaCTGTTCAACATTATGAATGTGGATATTGGCCAATGTGCGATAGATGCTGTTGTTCTGGTGTTTAACGGTTTGAATGTCAAATCAGGGAAACCCGTCGTAAGATCAAATGGCATTAAGGAATGGACGGTATTAGCTGGGGTTGTTGGGTTCATTGAGAAGGAAGATGGTATAGAAACAGTTCCATTGACGGTAGCGACGGGAGTTAAGGCATTACCAGACAAATATCGAGACTTTTCTGATGGTCTTTTTGTTCACGATCTGCATGCTGAGATCTTGGCACTTCGTCTATTCAATTGGTTCTTGGTGGAAGAGTGCTTGAAGATAAGGAatggtgaaaaatctgaTGTTATAGAGACACTTATTGATAGTGACAAGTTCAGATTGAAAAACGAAGTCAAATTGGGATTAGTAGTTACAGAACCACCTTGTGGAGATGCATCTATGGGATACCTAGTGGAAGGACAAGAGGATAAAGAACCATGGAAAGAtgagagaaaagaatatcaagagaatcaacTCCCAGTCAAACGAAGGAAGTTGAAGGACATTAGCAGAGGTCGGGGCCATTTCGACAAGTTAGGTATCGTACGAACTAAACCTGGTCGTTCGGATAGTCAAATTACCCTCAGCAAATCTTGTTCTGACAAGCTCTGTATTCGGCAATTGACCGGGATTACCAATTCGCTCTCTTCTACCTTGTTTCCAGAAAAAATCTACTTGGATTACTTGATATTACAGAAAGACAAAtttcttgatgatgatgttAAGCGGTGCTTTGCTACAAGGTTCGCAGACCAGCTTGAACCTGAAGCAAGAtttcgtcgtcttcagaCGATCACTTACAAGAAAGACGCTTACGATTTCCATAAACCAGAGAGCAAAGATTCTTCTAACTATTCACCCTCTCCTTTGTCTTTGCTCTATGTAGTTCCTTACAAAATGGTCCAGGTGCTACAGAATGGCGTTCGTAATGGTTCTTTTGTTAAGGGAAAGCCTCCCAGAAAAGGAGGAGAGTCATTTATTTGCAATCGTCAGTTGTACAAACAATTGCAAGCTGTTCGTGATGTAAAAGGTAATAACTATATcgaattcaagaattcactTACTGAAAGAAATCTCTGCAAACAAATGGCCACTTCTATTTTGCACAACTGGACCCCTACATCTTCAGATAGCTTTGACTTCTCTAGTATCTGAAATGGTAATTTTCTTTTCGAACACTTAATTATTCATTGAACAGCAAATCATTATAgagcaattgaaattctACTCTTCCTACCATTATCCTTTGTAATACTACTCTTGTAAGCTATTCGTTGTGATTCAAAAAGATCTATACATCATCTCTGCCGCACTGATATACTACCTCGTTCATGCTATCGTAAGTTTGTTGACGCTGTCTGCAACTATGTCAGAGTCCGAGTCAGACGCAGAGgcttcgtcgtcttcctcGTCTTCCTCAGCACCTCCAGTTGATGCAGCAGTTTCTGGATTGGTTGTGTTCAattgctcttcttcaggaATCTCCATGGAAATGGCATAACCTGCACTTTCCAAAAGATCTCTCAACTTGGTGTCATCCTTGGAAACGTAGTCAATGGGTCTCAAGTTGTGTTTGTCGGAGATACGAGGGTCTGAACCAGCATCTAACAAGTTGTCAATAACAAAATAACCGTGTTCTGGTTCTTCGGCTGTATATTTCACAGCCAAGTGCAAAGGTGTATCACCTTCTCGGTTCTTGGGATCGATTTCTACACCTTCTATGTCCAACACGATGTCTATAAACTCCCAGTTGCCTCGGGCACATGCAATATGCATAGAGGTGTTGCCTGTAATCAACTCACTGGtgttgttgatcaaatcgGCCAACTTTTCATGGTCGTTATCGAGCTCGGCTttgatggaaagaagtAATTCCgtgttgtttcttctggcaCACTCGAGAATTTGCTCTTTAAGTGAAGCACCTTCAGTAGCACCTGATGACAGGCCAGTGGGGGCACTTTCTACAGTAGTCATGATCGAGTTGTGAAATATGGAGTATGAAGAAGTCTGTGGCTATCGTTGGTGTACTTCAAATCGCCGGTGCTTGATAAAGTCACGTGTGTATGGTCGTGTGCTGGGGCTCAAGTGGATCTGGTTTATGGATAGGAAGAGTAAGACATAAGGAAAGATAGAGAGAGAATTGAAGTGGAAGTCTAGAAATAGTAATAATCCGTTTCTGTCGGTATTTCTTGCTTGGCTGCTGCAAGTTTTTGAAATCTATTCTTATTTTTGGTGattttgctttcttggaGTCTGTaattggctgcgaaaatcGACTTCTGTATGCCCCTGAATTCGCTACAGATGTGGTCAAGATAGCATTCCGGTCTTCTAGATTTCCAAAAAAGCTTTTGCAAGAAATCTGAGGCAATACCTTTGGGTCCAATTGTCCCAGCAGACATTGGTCGTTTTCAGCTGCCACCATTGCAAGCGAAACACTCTGCCATGTCTATGATAACTTTCAAACTTACGATAAGTTTCCACGACATCTGCTGTTTACGAATCAACATAGCTTTGCTGATTACTATCTCATAGGGCTAACTATATCAACACTATCTACTATTAGTAGcttctgaatctttctAATCCATCGTATTCTCTGGTCCAACATTTAATCAGCGACTGCACACACCGGATCTCTATTAAGCTTGCCCGGCCATTCATCCACCGACCATGCACTACTACCAGATAGACTCAGTCTCCAATACTTTCAAATGGATAACTACTTTTCACTGCTTTTCACTAACATTgccattttcaactttcaaGTTATAAATCATAAATTTATAATTGCAcgtttttcattttcaaatttttctcCTTAACTTTTCACTCCACAAGCGATTGCACCATGGTCCAGCCTATCATCTCTCCGTCCATCTTAGCCTCTGATTTTGCCAACTTGGGCTCCCATTGCAAGTGTATCGTCAATGGTGGTGCGGAGTGGCTCCATCTTGATGTCATGGACGGTCACTTTGTTCCCAACATCTCTCTTGGAGCACCCATCATTGCCAGCTTGAGAAAGCAGTTCCCCAGATCAGACCCTAATCCAGTCTTTTTCGACTGCCACATGATGGTGTCCAACCCAGAACAGTGGATCGAGGACATAGCCAAGGCTGGAGGCGATGGTTATACTTTCCATTTTGAAGCTACAGACGATGCATTGAGAACTATCAAGAAGGTTAAAGCTGCTGGCATGAAGGTGGGTGTATCTGTCAAGCCAAAGACTCCAGTGGAAGTGTTATTTCCTATTGTAGAGGAAATCGACTTGGCTCTTGTCATGACTGTAGAACCAGGCTTTGGCGGCCAGAAGTTCATGCCTGAGATGATGGCCAAAGTTGAGATCTTAAGAAACAAGTACCCTGACTTGAACATTGAAGTGGATGGAGGCTTGGCTAAAGACACTATAGATGCTGCTGCTAAGGCCGGCGCCAATGTCATTGTAGGTGGTACTTCTGTCTTCGGTGCAGAAAACCCAGCAGAGGtcattgacttcttgagaCTGTCTGTCGCCACCAGCTTGACAGCCAAGGGCTTGCTCACTAAGTAGtaataatatatatttacTAGATACTAGATGTTGATACTAGATGTTGATACCAGCAACGTATCTACTTATATTGATAATTGCTAGTGATATACTAGCAAGTTATACTACTAAATATGTAATGTAGCAGGTGAGCTTTAATGTACTGAGttctactggaactggatCATATATGAATATACTAAATCACTAATTGATATTCAGTTATCACGAGGTGTTCGCCGATGACTCGACAATATTATACTAGATTATGAGTGATACGCTAGATATTTCACGCTTCTTATACACAACTTTGAAATACAATATTCATTCAAGTATAAAATTTCCTTATGCTAGTGTACAAGTGATAAGATGATatgaaagaaatgaaatgcAAGAAATCTCCTAAAATGCTTGGACACCTAATGTGGTTCCCTCAGCATCCACAGCAACCTTGTAAAGTCCCTCAGACTGGTTCTGAACTACAGACCACAAAGCCTTCTTGATCTGTTCTAATCTGGATTGTCTCtgttcttcagtttcaacCTCAACATCCATTTCATGTTCCTTTCCCAAACCTTCATTTTTTCTTTGGTCAATGTACTTTTGGTTTCTGGCAAGCTTCTTGGCTCTCTTGTTGGACAAAGTAGTGTTTGTCACAACACCAGTAGGCTTTGGAGCTTCACCAGTGTATAAAGCTATAGCAGTAGAGTCGCTGGGCTTGGTAGCAGTGCCTGAAACTTCAGCATATCTAGAAGTAGATGATTTTGTGGAAGGGTTCTTTCTGGCACGAGCAGCTCTTTTCCTTCCTAAAGTCTTGGCATGACTGTGGGCGTTGATCTTAATCTTTGGCTTATTTATGGAGTTCTTGGATGCCATTTTGAATGTGGATTTATATAGTTAGAGCTATGAAAGGATTGCACTTCCCGTActtaaaaaaaaaatctaTATCCATCTCATCAGATTTAAATTATAAATCACGTGATCCGTGTGAGTATATTGGAAAAAATATCTCCCGGGGGTGAGTCGAACACCCGATCTCAAGATTACTCTGAGAGAACCCATTACAGTCTCGCGCCTTAGCCAGCTTGGCCACCGAGAGTTCTTGTGTTGGTCGACATTCCATTTTTGTTACTGGTGGTATATTTATCACATGATTTTAGTCATGTGAGTTTTGGTATTTCTAGCTGTATAATGGGTAATTTTGACTTTATGAAAACTTTGGTAGATGAAGAGGAGTTAGATGAGATCAAATAGTATTTGGAACTATATTTTAATGGGACTCTCTACCGAATTTTGAAAAAACTGATTTTCTCCTACTTTCTGAACATTTCATgacaatttcattattaATTAGTTAATGATTGAAaaacaaatacaatcaaAAGTTTATTATATCACATAATTTATATCTATCGTAGCTATGATAAGTAGAATATTTTCACTTGTGAGAGTATTTCTTTGGAGCTCTGACTTAACTTCGTTATTGTAGGTTTATAACAATATACCAGCGAggaattcttctttacAATTGCTTACCCAAACTTTTAGATTCTAATTGCCATGGCAACGGTTAGTTCTACAAACTttcttctaactttctaCAAACCTTAGCTTCCACACTTTCGGTCCTTCTCTCCACCGTGCCTGGCACCACAATGGCTGTGAAAACTGTACGGTATCAGATAAATTCAGGATAATCCTGCATACACGTTATCTTAGTAATGCTAGTGTGGATACCGGAGCCACGGCTCCACGGTTTTTCAGATATAAAGTGGATTGTTTCCTCTAGTTCGGTAATAGAATTCCAGAGTAAACTTGTTTGTGATTTTTGTTATTAGAGGAACTCAATTGTGCATTTTGCTTTTCCAATTGACCTTGCACTTGCTGCTGAACTCTTTCTGAACAATCATCAGTTTTAGTAcatctgaaaaattcactGAGTCTCACTTAAAACTACTATGTCTGACGAAAAGGGTTTCTACACCCCTATAGAGGTGGCTCCTTCGAGGAAGCAATCGTGGCTCAAGAGGTTCGCAGCTGGAGCCATTGGAGCCGCTGCATCTCTCTATCTTCTTAGTTCTGCTGCTCTGTACTTGAGTACTGAAATCTCAGAGACCGAGGCTAAGAAGATCATTTTGGATGCGCTTGAAACAAACTTGGCCGGAAACTGGTCCAAAATATATACTGCTGAGCCTCATTTGGCAGGAACCAACTTTGGCTTGGTGCAATTCACCAGAGATAAATTTGAAGAGTACGGTTTGGATGCTTCTATCGATACTTACGAGATTTATGTCAGTTACCCTAACGACCATGACTTGAACTTATTGGATGCGAAAACTGAGGAAATCTTGTACAAGGCTCCATTAAAGGAAGACGTACTTAAAGAAGATGAGACCACCCACGGAAATGATACTGTTCCTACCTTTTTGGCTTATGCTGCTAATGGTAATGTTACTGGTCAATATGTCTACGCAAACTACGGTACCAAGAAGGACTTTGAACAGTTACAAGAATGGGGCGTAGATGTAAAGGGCAAGATTGTCATTGTCAGATACGGTGCTATTTTCCGTGGTTTGAAGGTGAAGTTTGCCCAAGAGAATGGTGCCATTGGTGTATTGATCTACTCTGATCCTGGCGATGACCATGGAATTACAGAGAAAAACGGCTACAAGCAGTATCCCCACGGTCCTGCTAGACAAGAAAGCTCAGTACAAAGAGGTAGTGTACAATTCTTAGGAGGAGTAGGTGCTACTCCTGGAGATCCTACTACTCCTGGTTATGCTTCTAAGCCTGGTGTAGAACGTAAAGACCCACACGCTAGTATTGGTAAGATTCCAGCCTTGCCAATCTCATACCGTGAAGTAAAGCcaatcttggaaaagttgaacgGTGAAGGTCACCATGCTAAGGAAGATTCTTGGATTGGTGAATTAGAAGGCTTCAAGTACTATACTGGCCCAAGCAAGAATTATACATTGAACTTGTACAACGATCAGATCTACAACATCTCCACTTTGTACAACGTCTATGGTGAAATTCCTGGCGAAAAGAGGGATGAAGTTATCATAATTGGTAACCACAGAGATGCTTGGATCAAGGGTGGTGCTGGAGACCCCAACTCCGGTTCTGCTACCATCGTTGAAGTGGCTAGAGCTTTGGGTGAGTTGAAAAAAGCCGGTtacaagttcaagagaaCTATAGTCTTCCAAAGTTACGACGGTGAAGAATACGGTCTTTTAGGCTCTACTGAGCAAGGTGAATACTTTGCAGACAAGTACAAGCGTACTGTAGTTGCttacttgaacttggatGCATCCACTACAGGCAGTCACTTGAAGTTGGGTGCTTCtccattgttgaacaacatcCTCAGAGAAGCTGCTaaggaattggaatatCCAGCCAAAGGTGTTGGCTCCTTGTACGATCACTTTGTTCAGGAAACAGGtgacaacatcaagaacCTTGGATCTGGTTCGGACTACACTGTCTTCTTGGAACATTTAGGTATCCCTTCTGTTGATTTGGGTTTTGGCCAAGGAAAGGGTGACCCTATCTACCATTACCATTCTAACTACGATTCCTTCTACTGGATTTCCGAGTTTGCCGACAAAGGTTTTGTCTACCATAACTTGGCTGCTAAGTACTTGTCTCTCATTGTTTTCGGCTTGGGTGAACGTGAAttaatcaacttcaagttgactGATTACTCTAAGGACCTCATCAAATACTACAATGAGACTATTAAGGCAGTTCCAAAGAAGTGGTTCCACCAAGAAATCTCGCAAGAGACCTGGGATAAATACTTGAACCATGATATTGCTGATATCGAGTTTATTTCTAAGgctacttcaagaacttaccttccaagaagatggtTCCCTTTCccagagttgttgaacgTGAGAGACTGTAAAATGAAGGGTCACTTGATGTACGACTCCAAGCACCACAAGAATGCTACTTTGGAGGACCTCCTTTTGAAGactcttgaagatattAACACTTTACAAAACAGTACTGTCTCATTCGATTTGAAGACCTTTGATCTTCAATCGCAACATGAAAACAAAGATGACTTGAACTTCTGGCAGAGATTTAAATTACATTTCCAGATCAAGGGCCACAATAAGTTACTTCAATATTTCGAAAGAAACTTCTTATACCACAAGGGCTTGTACGAGAGACCATGGTTCAAACACATTGTGTTTGCCAGTGGTAGATTTACAGGTTACGAAGGCCAAACTTTCCCAGGGTTGAAGgaagctcttgaagatggCGATTTTGAGAGATTTGTTGATTGGCTCGGTATTGTGTCCAAGGCTATCAGAAGAATTAATGCCGAGATTGCAGTTAAATGAGCCAACTATAAGATTAAGTATTTAGTCTAATTTTTGTATCTTAATATAGCAGCTTTGTTGTTGACATACTTGGAAAGATATGTGTAACATGAGGTGATGTTCCATATCTCAGTAAAGCTCCTAGATATATCGTCTCGTATGCCGCGAATACCGAGAATACCATGTACTCATGCCGGGCTTCCATTTCCTGAAGCTATTGTTTGTGTTTCATGTTGTCACACAATACCCAATTCTCATCTCTTACATAAGGGGTTGCAACCAAACCTCCTGAATTATTTTCACACTGGTACAGTACCACATACATTAGGGCGCATAATAATAATTAGAGTCGATTTAGAGTTTGAATATAACACAGTGATGAGTATTCATAGCTTTGCTGACGTTTCGAGATAATTTATAAACGCTACCATGACAAGACTACTGATTCGGATATTTTTCTGCGTGgattcttttcttgaaatgtACCATCTTCTATGTACATATCTGGATAGCTTCCTTCATCAAAGTATTCAATATTCATAAGTCCATAAACATCATTGGTTTCacttgaaaaatgaagaagcaatCTCCACCTAGAACCAGAAGTACTTCGACGCTGGCTTCGTCAGGTAAGCCGATGCTAGCAGAACGAACTCACACAGGACCTAATATGTCTCTACCACATAAAGTATATTCCAAGAAACCCCTATCCAAAATGGAGAACATGAACCTCAACGATACCAAGATGATTTCTAGTTTCAACAGTGATGGCattgaaaaaaatgttAGCCAAATGATATGTGCTTTCTGCAATGAACTTCTCTCGAGGTGTCTTCCTGGTGAAATTGCAGTCAGCCTTACATGTGGGGATATGTGCCACAAGACATGTTTTGGAGTGATGGTTGATCGGAAGCACATGGATAGGAAACTTCAATGCGGATTATGTAGAAAGCAGACTTGGTGTACCAATAACAATCTCGTGGAAATGTTGGTTTCCTCGGTTGATAACGAAGATTTCGTGCTCAATACGAATCCAGACGAATCTTCTCAAGATGGCAGCTCGAGAAACCAGTTTTCAACTCCCAGAACACACGAAGAATTCCCTGCTTTCACAAATCTTAACAACGAACAAAGTAGACTCGAAATCTATAAACCACAGATAGAGCTTTCTTGTGACCCAAGACCATTGGAACTTGGCCTGGACAAAATACAAGATTTCAAATGCGTGCTCACAGTTAAAGCTCCTCAGATCTTCCTGAAAAGTGATATAACCTCTGAAGATGTAAAATATAAAAACGACGTCGAGGCtgaaatctacaaatatTTCCACAGTCAGATAAAGAATTGGCAAGAAACAGGGTTGGCCCCTAATCCGGACCAATTGGGTAATTTGGTAATGTTTGATAACTTGTATATCAGCACGAACGAAGTAGAATGGGATATTGTCAAGGTattcttgttttccaagattATTTTGTTTTCTAGAAAAGATGAAATGATAGGTAAGATCATGATAAGAGAGGATATCAGCAGCATAAATAAGTTCTCTGGAGGAATTATTCTTAATTTGAGAAATGGAGCCATCCCTGAGTTCTATTTTAGACACACCAACCCATTAATCATTGCAAAATGGGAGTCAATAATAATACAATATTTCAAGTGGAACAAATTAGATCCTTTAAACAGATTTCAAATCACTACCAATGCTTTCGAGATTATTCCAAATGTAGACTTTCCAGAAGACGTACGAAATCTTGCAACTATGATAGACGAAGATAGGGATATCCCTTCGGAGTATTTCGCAAAATCTATTGCGTTACCTGAGCCATACCCCTTGAATTTGATAATCTGTGTTCCATTGGCGAACTTATCGGGGCTACCAAATTCAGAATATAAAAGATTAATCATCGATTTTCTCCATCAAATAAGGCAGAGCCTTAGAGTCTTTGATAGAATGGGGTTGGTGTTTACTGGCAGAGATGGTAATGGGAAGATAGCAAACAAAGGGACATTTGTAAGTTGTACTAACAAGTCCTGGACAGGGTGGGATAGAGTTCTTAATGATGTTTTTGTTTATTCTGAAGGGGTGCCTTTCAGCAATGAAACAGAGGAATTAAAAGTCACGATAGATAAGATTGTAGATTTGAAGCCATTTGTTCTGAACACCTCCAATTTTGTTAATAAGGTTTTAATTTTGAACGGCAACAACTACAGACGGGAACAATCAGTAAGCAATCAGGGTGTCAATAAAatcattcttcaaaagaagCTCAACTCATTGTTAGAAAGATTTTCAATAACAATATTAAGAGTTGGAGGGTACACGGAAAGTTTCACTACTTTCAATGAACTCATAATGAACCCAAACGATGACATAGAGGCAGAGGAACTAGTCTTGTCATTTGGATCTAGCTTCTTTCGATTTGATTCATTTTCAGACTTGAACGAAAGAATTTCCTACATCATGAACTGGAAGATTCAACAGACGTGTATTCCATCGATAAGAGTGGACATATCAAAATTTGAGCTCAATCAaaacttgttgaaattcaacGAGATCGAGATAAATGGACTTatgaaaaaattgaacaagGTTGAAGATATTGTCTTGTTCGTCAAAGACATCACTCCAGGCACTGAAAGAAACATAATAATAGGGCTCCAGACGCTAACACCTTGCAACAACCGGCCACAACTACCAGTGCAGGAAGAGGAAATGGCAATATTACAATATACTTCGTCGTGGATAACCACTAGggagaaaatgaaaatttgCTACAAGAGGCTAGATGATCGAAATCAAGGCACTCACCATGAGAATATGGCCAGCAAAAAGATAgctgaagagaaagagactCCACCAGCCGAATCAACTTCACCACCTATGCCAAGCTCGCCGCTCACTTCCGAGAGTCTTGCAAGACGCCAAATGGAACTTTCGATTATGGAGGCTTTACTGGATCAGAAGATAAGTCTACGAGACTATCGAGACAAGATAAACAGAGCCATACATATTGTACAAGGATATACAGAAGGGAGTGGCGGTTCACCAGGGAGCAGCAGCCCAGCAgatagcagcagcagttcACAAGGCTCCCGAAGGGGATTCTGTTGCAAAGGTAACCTCGATCTCGATCTCGAGAAAGTCAAGCTTCGTCGGTTCCGAGATAACTCCCAATATTCAGAGTATATCGCAAGACACTTGGAGAAGATTCGAGACCTTGATGC
It encodes:
- the FIS1 gene encoding Membrane protein involved in organellar division, with product MSEKSSVYPALEELSSPLSNQQLQILKNQVEAEQPEVSPQTTFNYAWGLIKSSNHKHQEEGVRLLTGVFRDVPSMRRECLYYLSLGSYKIGDYTNARRYVDTLLDAEPENSQARALKVTIDDQVTKEGLIGLGIVGGAIAAIGLGIMGAMMRKKR
- a CDS encoding predicted protein, with the translated sequence MNVDIGQCAIDAVVSVFNGLNVKSGKPVVRSNGIKEWTVLAGVVGFIEKEDGIETVPLTVATGVKALPDKYRDFSDGLFVHDSHAEILALRLFNWFLVEECLKIRNGEKSDVIETLIDSDKFRLKNEVKLGLVVTEPPCGDASMGYLVEGQEDKEPWKDERKEYQENQLPVKRRKLKDISRGRGHFDKLGIVRTKPGRSDSQITLSKSCSDKLCIRQLTGITNSLSSTLFPEKIYLDYLILQKDKFLDDDVKRCFATRFADQLEPEARFRRLQTITYKKDAYDFHKPESKDSSNYSPSPLSLLYVVPYKMVQVLQNGVRNGSFVKGKPPRKGGESFICNRQLYKQLQAVRDVKGNNYIEFKNSLTERNLCKQMATSILHNWTPTSSDSFDFSSI
- the ANK2 gene encoding ankyrin repeat protein, yielding MTTVESAPTGSSSGATEGASLKEQILECARRNNTELLLSIKAELDNDHEKLADLINNTSELITGNTSMHIACARGNWEFIDIVLDIEGVEIDPKNREGDTPLHLAVKYTAEEPEHGYFVIDNLLDAGSDPRISDKHNLRPIDYVSKDDTKLRDLLESAGYAISMEIPEEEQLNTTNPETAAS
- the RPE1 gene encoding D-ribulose-5-phosphate 3- epimerase (go_function ribulose-phosphate 3-epimerase activity~go_process carbohydrate metabolism) — encoded protein: MVQPIISPSILASDFANLGSHCKCIVNGGAEWLHLDVMDGHFVPNISLGAPIIASLRKQFPRSDPNPVFFDCHMMVSNPEQWIEDIAKAGGDGYTFHFEATDDALRTIKKVKAAGMKVGVSVKPKTPVEVLFPIVEEIDLALVMTVEPGFGGQKFMPEMMAKVEILRNKYPDLNIEVDGGLAKDTIDAAAKAGANVIVGGTSVFGAENPAEVIDFLRSSVATSLTAKGLLTK
- a CDS encoding predicted protein; translation: MASKNSINKPKIKINAHSHAKTLGRKRAARARKNPSTKSSTSRYAEVSGTATKPSDSTAIALYTGEAPKPTGVVTNTTLSNKRAKKLARNQKYIDQRKNEGLGKEHEMDVEVETEEQRQSRLEQIKKALWSVVQNQSEGLYKVAVDAEGTTLGVQAF
- the VPS70 gene encoding membrane protein involved in vacuolar protein sorting (go_function peptidase activity~go_process proteolysis and peptidolysis) is translated as MSDEKGFYTPIEVAPSRKQSWLKRFAAGAIGAAASLYLLSSAASYLSTEISETEAKKIILDALETNLAGNWSKIYTAEPHLAGTNFGLVQFTRDKFEEYGLDASIDTYEIYVSYPNDHDLNLLDAKTEEILYKAPLKEDVLKEDETTHGNDTVPTFLAYAANGNVTGQYVYANYGTKKDFEQLQEWGVDVKGKIVIVRYGAIFRGLKVKFAQENGAIGVLIYSDPGDDHGITEKNGYKQYPHGPARQESSVQRGSVQFLGGVGATPGDPTTPGYASKPGVERKDPHASIGKIPALPISYREVKPILEKLNGEGHHAKEDSWIGELEGFKYYTGPSKNYTLNLYNDQIYNISTLYNVYGEIPGEKRDEVIIIGNHRDAWIKGGAGDPNSGSATIVEVARALGELKKAGYKFKRTIVFQSYDGEEYGLLGSTEQGEYFADKYKRTVVAYLNLDASTTGSHLKLGASPLLNNILREAAKELEYPAKGVGSLYDHFVQETGDNIKNLGSGSDYTVFLEHLGIPSVDLGFGQGKGDPIYHYHSNYDSFYWISEFADKGFVYHNLAAKYLSLIVFGLGERELINFKLTDYSKDLIKYYNETIKAVPKKWFHQEISQETWDKYLNHDIADIEFISKATSRTYLPRRWFPFPELLNVRDCKMKGHLMYDSKHHKNATLEDLLLKTLEDINTLQNSTVSFDLKTFDLQSQHENKDDLNFWQRFKLHFQIKGHNKLLQYFERNFLYHKGLYERPWFKHIVFASGRFTGYEGQTFPGLKEALEDGDFERFVDWLGIVSKAIRRINAEIAVK
- a CDS encoding predicted protein translates to MKKQSPPRTRSTSTSASSGKPMLAERTHTGPNMSLPHKVYSKKPLSKMENMNLNDTKMISSFNSDGIEKNVSQMICAFCNELLSRCLPGEIAVSLTCGDMCHKTCFGVMVDRKHMDRKLQCGLCRKQTWCTNNNLVEMLVSSVDNEDFVLNTNPDESSQDGSSRNQFSTPRTHEEFPAFTNLNNEQSRLEIYKPQIELSCDPRPLELGSDKIQDFKCVLTVKAPQIFSKSDITSEDVKYKNDVEAEIYKYFHSQIKNWQETGLAPNPDQLGNLVMFDNLYISTNEVEWDIVKVFLFSKIILFSRKDEMIGKIMIREDISSINKFSGGIILNLRNGAIPEFYFRHTNPLIIAKWESIIIQYFKWNKLDPLNRFQITTNAFEIIPNVDFPEDVRNLATMIDEDRDIPSEYFAKSIALPEPYPLNLIICVPLANLSGLPNSEYKRLIIDFLHQIRQSLRVFDRMGLVFTGRDGNGKIANKGTFVSCTNKSWTGWDRVLNDVFVYSEGVPFSNETEELKVTIDKIVDLKPFVSNTSNFVNKVLILNGNNYRREQSVSNQGVNKIILQKKLNSLLERFSITILRVGGYTESFTTFNELIMNPNDDIEAEELVLSFGSSFFRFDSFSDLNERISYIMNWKIQQTCIPSIRVDISKFELNQNLLKFNEIEINGLMKKLNKVEDIVLFVKDITPGTERNIIIGLQTLTPCNNRPQLPVQEEEMAILQYTSSWITTREKMKICYKRLDDRNQGTHHENMASKKIAEEKETPPAESTSPPMPSSPLTSESLARRQMELSIMEALSDQKISLRDYRDKINRAIHIVQGYTEGSGGSPGSSSPADSSSSSQGSRRGFCCKGNLDLDLEKVKLRRFRDNSQYSEYIARHLEKIRDLDASNAALKCQDLHLSLE